A window of Sphingorhabdus lacus contains these coding sequences:
- the galE gene encoding UDP-glucose 4-epimerase GalE yields MSEKLNVLVTGGAGYIGSHAVLALLDAGHRPVVIDNLVTGFRWAVAEGTPFYEGDISDQDLVAEIFEKEGIQAVMHFAGSIVVPESVENPLKYYHNNTAKTRSLIESVINAGIRHMIFSSTAATYGIPKESPVREDMPTLPINPYGTSKLMTEFMLRDVAAVHDFNYCALRYFNVAGADPKGRSGQSTVGATHLIKIAVEAALGKRASVGVYGTDYDTEDGTGVRDYIHVADLAAAHVIALEALLADPKTSHTLNCGYGHGYSVLQVLDAVDRVTNIKLVRNLEGRRAGDPDSLISDNRGIISRFGWQPKYDDLDTIVQHALAWERQLDERRG; encoded by the coding sequence ATGAGCGAAAAGCTGAATGTACTGGTGACCGGTGGCGCAGGATATATTGGCAGCCATGCCGTTCTGGCATTATTGGATGCGGGACATCGTCCGGTCGTAATCGACAATCTTGTCACCGGTTTCCGCTGGGCAGTAGCTGAGGGCACCCCCTTTTACGAAGGCGACATATCCGATCAGGATTTGGTCGCGGAAATCTTTGAAAAAGAAGGCATCCAGGCGGTTATGCATTTCGCGGGTTCGATCGTCGTTCCGGAATCAGTCGAAAATCCGCTCAAATACTATCACAACAACACCGCCAAAACCCGGTCGTTGATCGAATCGGTTATCAACGCCGGAATTCGGCACATGATCTTTTCGTCGACGGCCGCGACGTATGGTATTCCGAAGGAAAGCCCGGTGCGGGAGGATATGCCGACCCTGCCTATCAATCCCTATGGCACATCCAAGCTAATGACCGAATTCATGCTGCGCGATGTCGCAGCCGTCCATGATTTCAACTATTGCGCGTTGCGTTACTTCAATGTTGCAGGCGCCGACCCCAAAGGACGCAGCGGCCAATCTACCGTTGGCGCGACCCATCTGATCAAGATCGCGGTCGAAGCCGCGCTTGGCAAACGCGCCAGCGTCGGCGTCTATGGTACCGACTATGATACGGAAGACGGTACGGGCGTGCGCGATTACATCCACGTCGCCGACCTTGCCGCAGCGCATGTCATCGCGCTGGAGGCGCTGCTTGCTGACCCCAAGACAAGCCACACGCTGAATTGCGGCTATGGCCACGGTTATTCGGTGCTGCAGGTTCTCGATGCCGTTGACCGGGTGACCAACATCAAATTGGTGCGCAATCTGGAGGGCCGCCGCGCGGGCGACCCCGATTCACTCATCTCCGACAACCGCGGCATCATCAGCCGCTTTGGCTGGCAGCCCAAATATGACGATCTGGATACAATCGTGCAGCACGCACTGGCTTGGGAACGTCAGTTGGATGAGCGCCGGGGCTAA
- a CDS encoding M16 family metallopeptidase: protein MRKFSQALALAALLLSSTAYAQTAAPVAASAAKPAKQPWLYEGSDVPVDESWTFGVLPNGLRYAVKKNDVPAGQVSIRVRIDAGALHENNEEQGFAHLIEHLSFRGSTFVPDGEAKRIWQRFGVTFGSDSNAQTTPTQTVYKLDLPNATPEKLDESVKIISGMIRNPRISDTALNAERSIVLAELRENSGAQLIYSDALRQHAFQGQRLANRSTIGTPETLHAASAQALNAFHDRWYRPENAVIVMAGDMEPTQLANLVQKYFYDWKGTGPRAPEPEFGDPTPTGTPTRVLVEATLPTTVSIAYLRPWRKVDDTIAYNQQLLVDALALQIINRRLEVQARGGGNFLFAEVAQEDISRTADATLVSVTPVGDRWEAATKDVRAVIADAVATPPSKADIDRELVLFGNALRTMLDSYPFEAAAKQADDIVNAVDIRETVAAPKTVVEVFEGMKDKFTPEWLLASTQALFKADATRLMLSSPAAVANADNRALAALQGPVAANTGARLANNALGFDALPKLGAPGKLVSEETISRLEMTKLELSNGVRGLLYPNKAESGQIRVLVRFGKGYQSVTPTNGRLLWAGPYVLPENGIGRLKRTDIDQMVNGRRIELNFAIDDDAFEFAANTRPDDLADQLTLIATKLEHPGWDTAPVERAKALATSGYDSFEMSATSVLQRDLEYLLRSKDPRWKAAAPAEIAKIDPASFQAYWAPLMSQGPIEVMLFGDFDKATAVAALEKSFGALRPRAPVAVAPAAKTVNFPAPIEAPVRLTHKGSSDQAAAVMAWPTGGGIAGITEGRQLEILAAVFRDRLFEKFRAEQAASYSPDMAASWPKDFTSGGYLMAYTQVKPADVERFFDFANEVAADLSTNPVSADELQRAVEPMKQAVERAASGNTFWLNQLKGATYDPTRFVALGRLYSDYTEVTPDQLQILAKRYFVKEKSWKLVVGPQSGGTAQAVSR, encoded by the coding sequence ATGCGTAAATTCTCCCAAGCTCTCGCCCTCGCAGCCTTGCTGCTATCCTCCACCGCTTATGCTCAAACTGCCGCACCCGTTGCAGCATCGGCCGCAAAACCTGCCAAGCAACCCTGGCTATACGAAGGTAGCGACGTCCCAGTTGACGAGAGCTGGACCTTCGGCGTTTTGCCCAACGGCCTGCGCTATGCGGTCAAAAAGAATGATGTTCCCGCAGGGCAAGTGTCGATCCGTGTTCGGATCGATGCGGGTGCCCTGCATGAAAATAACGAAGAACAGGGTTTTGCGCATCTCATCGAGCATTTGTCCTTCCGGGGCTCGACCTTTGTTCCAGACGGCGAGGCAAAGCGGATCTGGCAACGTTTTGGCGTGACATTTGGCAGCGACAGCAACGCGCAGACTACCCCTACACAGACCGTGTATAAACTCGATCTGCCGAATGCGACGCCTGAAAAACTGGACGAGTCGGTCAAAATCATTTCCGGCATGATCCGCAACCCCCGGATCTCGGACACGGCTCTCAATGCCGAACGGTCAATCGTGCTCGCTGAACTGCGCGAAAATAGTGGCGCGCAGCTTATATACAGCGATGCTCTGCGCCAGCATGCTTTTCAGGGGCAGCGGCTTGCCAACAGGTCTACGATCGGAACTCCCGAAACTCTGCACGCGGCAAGTGCGCAGGCGCTGAATGCCTTCCACGACCGTTGGTATCGCCCGGAAAACGCCGTGATTGTAATGGCGGGGGACATGGAGCCAACTCAGCTCGCTAATCTCGTCCAGAAATATTTCTATGATTGGAAAGGCACAGGACCACGCGCGCCCGAACCTGAATTTGGGGACCCGACTCCAACAGGAACCCCCACACGTGTCCTAGTAGAGGCGACACTTCCGACGACTGTAAGCATCGCCTATCTGCGTCCCTGGCGTAAAGTCGACGATACGATCGCCTATAACCAGCAATTATTGGTCGACGCGTTAGCTTTGCAGATCATCAATCGCCGTCTGGAAGTGCAAGCTCGCGGCGGCGGCAATTTCCTGTTCGCCGAGGTGGCGCAGGAAGATATTTCGCGCACCGCCGATGCCACGCTTGTATCGGTGACACCCGTAGGCGATCGCTGGGAAGCCGCGACAAAGGATGTGCGCGCCGTCATCGCGGACGCCGTCGCAACGCCACCGTCGAAAGCGGACATTGATCGCGAGTTGGTTCTGTTTGGCAATGCGCTACGCACCATGCTCGACAGTTACCCGTTCGAAGCGGCTGCAAAGCAGGCCGATGACATTGTCAATGCCGTCGATATTCGCGAAACCGTGGCAGCGCCCAAGACCGTAGTCGAAGTTTTTGAAGGCATGAAAGACAAGTTCACGCCTGAGTGGCTGCTCGCTTCCACGCAGGCTCTGTTCAAGGCGGACGCGACGCGTCTGATGCTTTCATCTCCAGCAGCGGTTGCCAATGCCGATAACCGGGCGCTTGCCGCGCTGCAGGGGCCAGTTGCTGCGAACACAGGTGCGCGGTTGGCGAATAATGCGCTGGGTTTTGATGCGTTGCCAAAACTTGGGGCGCCGGGAAAGCTCGTCAGCGAAGAAACTATTTCCCGATTAGAAATGACAAAGCTTGAACTGTCGAACGGTGTTCGCGGTTTGCTTTACCCCAACAAGGCCGAAAGCGGACAAATCCGCGTCCTAGTCCGTTTCGGTAAAGGGTATCAGTCCGTAACTCCGACGAACGGCCGACTTCTGTGGGCTGGACCTTATGTTTTGCCAGAAAACGGCATTGGAAGGTTAAAGCGGACGGACATCGACCAGATGGTCAACGGTCGTCGCATTGAGCTAAACTTTGCTATTGATGACGATGCTTTCGAATTTGCGGCAAACACGCGGCCCGATGATCTGGCCGATCAACTGACCCTGATCGCAACAAAGCTGGAGCATCCGGGTTGGGATACCGCTCCTGTTGAGCGGGCAAAGGCGCTTGCAACGTCCGGTTATGACAGCTTTGAAATGTCGGCAACTTCGGTTTTGCAACGGGACTTGGAATATCTGCTACGCAGCAAAGATCCGAGATGGAAGGCTGCAGCGCCTGCTGAGATTGCCAAAATAGACCCGGCATCCTTTCAGGCCTATTGGGCACCACTGATGTCGCAGGGCCCGATTGAAGTGATGTTGTTCGGGGACTTTGATAAAGCAACCGCGGTAGCCGCGCTGGAAAAAAGCTTCGGCGCATTGCGCCCACGCGCACCGGTTGCGGTGGCCCCTGCCGCAAAAACCGTGAATTTCCCCGCGCCAATCGAAGCGCCCGTTCGTCTGACTCACAAGGGATCGTCGGATCAGGCCGCGGCTGTCATGGCCTGGCCAACTGGCGGCGGCATTGCGGGCATTACCGAAGGGCGGCAACTCGAGATTTTGGCGGCCGTTTTCCGGGATCGCCTATTTGAGAAATTCCGGGCGGAGCAGGCAGCTAGTTACAGCCCCGACATGGCGGCAAGCTGGCCAAAGGACTTCACTAGTGGTGGCTATTTAATGGCTTACACACAAGTGAAGCCGGCAGATGTCGAACGCTTTTTCGATTTCGCCAATGAGGTTGCTGCCGATCTATCGACCAATCCGGTCAGTGCCGACGAATTGCAACGTGCGGTGGAACCTATGAAGCAGGCCGTCGAACGTGCAGCTTCAGGGAACACCTTTTGGCTAAACCAGCTCAAAGGTGCCACTTATGATCCGACCCGATTTGTCGCGCTCGGTCGACTTTACAGCGACTACACCGAAGTCACCCCCGACCAATTGCAAATTCTAGCCAAACGTTATTTCGTAAAAGAAAAATCATGGAAGTTAGTAGTCGGCCCGCAAAGCGGCGGCACCGCTCAGGCGGTATCGCGATAA
- a CDS encoding GFA family protein, giving the protein MVYEGGCHCGASRYKASGSPQHVSVCHCDDCRKCAGAPFVSWAAFSSTDFEFRGDIKTYMSSTHAVRHFCARCGTGLYYVNEDALPGLVDIQTCTLDNPEALTPHLHVQAAEQLKWTLELENLPKFDRFPE; this is encoded by the coding sequence ATGGTCTATGAAGGAGGATGCCATTGCGGCGCTTCACGGTATAAGGCTAGTGGCTCGCCGCAGCATGTTTCCGTCTGCCATTGCGATGATTGCAGAAAATGCGCAGGTGCACCTTTTGTCAGTTGGGCGGCTTTCTCGTCCACTGATTTTGAATTCAGGGGCGACATAAAGACTTATATGTCTTCAACCCACGCCGTCCGCCATTTTTGCGCGCGGTGCGGGACTGGTCTTTACTATGTGAACGAAGATGCGTTGCCGGGGTTGGTCGACATCCAGACCTGCACATTGGACAATCCCGAAGCTCTGACGCCGCACTTACACGTGCAGGCGGCAGAACAACTGAAATGGACTTTAGAACTGGAAAACCTGCCGAAGTTCGATCGATTCCCGGAATAG
- the map gene encoding type I methionyl aminopeptidase, whose protein sequence is MDHYVEVTPAEAGLTRDGVIKLHGAEGFEGMRKAGRLAAEILDALVPHVVPGVTTEELDDIVRQMTLRGGGVPATLGYRGYTHSCCTSINHVICHGIPSDKRLKDGDIVNIDVTPMLDGWHGDTSRMFLVGDVPVKAKRLVDVTYECLMLGIEQAKPGNHVGDIGYAIQTHAEKHRYGVVRDFCGHGLGQLFHDAPEIVHVGRPGTGPELRPGMIFTIEPMINIGKAAGKVLEDGWTAVTRDRSLSAQFEHSIGITETGCEIFTASPKGFDKPPY, encoded by the coding sequence ATGGATCATTATGTAGAAGTCACGCCCGCCGAGGCCGGTCTGACCCGCGACGGGGTCATCAAATTGCATGGAGCCGAGGGCTTTGAAGGCATGCGCAAGGCCGGTCGCCTTGCCGCCGAAATCCTCGACGCCCTTGTGCCGCATGTTGTGCCCGGCGTGACGACCGAAGAACTGGACGACATTGTCCGGCAGATGACGTTACGCGGCGGCGGTGTGCCCGCAACGCTCGGCTATCGCGGCTATACGCATAGCTGCTGCACCAGCATCAACCATGTTATTTGCCACGGCATTCCGTCGGATAAGCGCCTGAAGGACGGCGATATCGTCAATATCGATGTCACGCCGATGCTTGACGGTTGGCACGGCGACACCAGCCGCATGTTCCTCGTCGGCGATGTCCCGGTGAAAGCCAAGCGCCTCGTCGACGTGACCTATGAATGTTTGATGCTGGGCATTGAGCAGGCGAAGCCCGGCAACCATGTCGGGGACATTGGCTACGCCATCCAGACTCACGCCGAAAAGCACCGCTACGGTGTCGTCCGCGACTTTTGCGGCCATGGTCTTGGCCAATTGTTTCACGACGCACCCGAGATTGTCCATGTCGGACGTCCCGGTACCGGCCCCGAACTGCGCCCCGGCATGATTTTCACGATCGAGCCGATGATCAACATCGGCAAAGCTGCGGGCAAAGTGCTGGAAGACGGCTGGACGGCGGTTACCCGCGACCGGAGCCTGTCGGCGCAATTCGAACATAGCATCGGCATCACGGAAACAGGTTGCGAGATTTTTACCGCAAGCCCCAAAGGTTTTGACAAGCCGCCTTACTGA
- a CDS encoding carbon-nitrogen hydrolase family protein, translated as MKIAVHQMCSGIDPLGNAGKMEQGIYHAAACNAVMYFAPEMAILLDRDRKRAASHIVSESESSALQRVCSAARASGIWVHAGSLPVLTDDRSRYANRSVVIDPDGHIRARYDKMHLFDVDLSTGESWRESAAYAAGSGPVAVQTPLGLLGLTICYDLRFPDLYSAYSKASVDILAVPAAFTVPTGLAHWHTMLRARAIETQTFVVAAAQAGTHEDGRKTYGHSLVFDPWGETLLDMGEAEGVGFATLDKHRITEVRAQIPVHANRRVIDMQVDMQS; from the coding sequence ATGAAAATCGCTGTTCATCAGATGTGCAGTGGTATCGACCCGCTCGGCAATGCCGGAAAAATGGAGCAGGGCATTTACCATGCAGCTGCGTGCAATGCGGTCATGTATTTCGCGCCGGAAATGGCGATACTTTTGGATCGGGATCGAAAGCGTGCCGCATCGCACATTGTTTCCGAATCAGAGAGTTCCGCCTTGCAGCGTGTGTGTTCTGCGGCTCGTGCATCCGGGATTTGGGTGCATGCAGGTTCTCTGCCGGTATTGACTGATGATCGATCAAGATATGCGAACAGGTCTGTCGTGATCGACCCGGACGGTCATATCCGGGCGCGTTACGACAAAATGCATTTGTTCGATGTGGATCTGTCTACCGGAGAAAGCTGGCGTGAATCGGCTGCCTACGCTGCAGGTTCAGGGCCAGTGGCGGTCCAGACACCCCTAGGGTTGCTTGGCCTCACCATTTGTTACGACCTTCGTTTCCCGGATTTATATAGCGCCTATTCCAAAGCATCCGTCGACATCCTTGCGGTGCCGGCAGCCTTTACTGTTCCTACTGGTCTGGCACATTGGCACACAATGCTGCGGGCACGAGCGATTGAAACACAGACGTTTGTAGTTGCAGCGGCGCAAGCCGGAACACATGAGGACGGAAGGAAAACCTATGGCCATTCGCTGGTGTTCGATCCATGGGGCGAAACCCTATTGGATATGGGCGAAGCCGAGGGAGTAGGCTTTGCTACGCTAGACAAGCATCGCATTACGGAGGTGCGTGCGCAAATCCCGGTTCACGCGAATAGGCGCGTCATCGATATGCAGGTGGATATGCAATCCTAG
- the hslV gene encoding ATP-dependent protease subunit HslV — translation MDNHAHNNPTTWYGTTILSVRKNGKVVIAGDGQVSMGQTVMKPNARKVRQLHDGSVIGGFAGATADAFTLFERLERKLEQHRGQLMRAAVDLAKDWRTDKYLRNLEAMMIVADKEVTLILTGNGDVLEPNDGIAAIGSGGNFALSAARALVDYEADAETLARHAMKIAAEICVYTNDQLTVEVMDSIA, via the coding sequence ATGGATAATCACGCACATAACAACCCCACGACATGGTATGGTACGACGATTTTGTCGGTCCGTAAAAATGGCAAGGTCGTCATCGCCGGCGACGGTCAGGTGTCGATGGGTCAAACCGTCATGAAACCCAATGCGCGCAAAGTGCGCCAATTGCACGATGGCTCGGTCATCGGTGGATTTGCCGGCGCTACGGCGGATGCCTTCACCTTGTTCGAACGACTGGAGCGTAAGCTTGAGCAGCATCGCGGCCAGTTGATGCGCGCAGCGGTCGATCTCGCCAAAGATTGGCGCACCGACAAATATCTCCGCAATTTGGAGGCGATGATGATCGTCGCCGACAAAGAGGTCACGCTGATCCTGACCGGTAATGGCGATGTTCTTGAACCCAATGATGGTATTGCCGCAATTGGATCCGGTGGGAATTTCGCGCTTTCCGCCGCCCGCGCGTTGGTGGATTATGAGGCGGATGCCGAGACTTTGGCCCGCCATGCCATGAAAATCGCAGCCGAAATTTGCGTCTACACCAATGACCAACTGACCGTCGAAGTCATGGACTCGATCGCTTAA
- the hslU gene encoding ATP-dependent protease ATPase subunit HslU, whose protein sequence is MSQNLTPKAIVAALDEHIIGQADAKKAVAVALRNRWRRQRLGADLRDEVTPKNILMIGPTGCGKTEISRRLAKLADAPFIKVEATKFTEVGYVGRDVEQIARDLAEEAVRLEKDRRRGNVREAAEAAAMERILKPLAGETASEATREAFRQRIRERHMDDVEIEIEVSDAPSMPMDIPGMGGNVGMINLSEMMGKAFGQNNLKRRKMKVPDAWTKLVEEESEKRLDQDDVNRVALADAEANGIVFLDEIDKIAVSDVRGGSVSREGVQRDLLPLIEGTTVATKYGPMKTDHVLFIASGAFHVSKPSDMLPELQGRLPIRVELRALEHADFVRILSETRANLPQQYKALMATEEVSLLFTDDAIDAIARIAVDVNATVENIGARRLQTVMEKLLEEISFEAEDRKGETLTIDADYVAKQLSGIAKDTDLSKYVL, encoded by the coding sequence ATGAGCCAGAATTTAACACCTAAAGCCATTGTGGCTGCTCTTGACGAGCATATCATCGGTCAGGCCGACGCCAAAAAAGCCGTCGCTGTCGCGCTGCGTAACCGTTGGCGGCGCCAACGGCTGGGCGCCGATTTGCGCGACGAAGTCACGCCGAAAAACATTCTTATGATCGGCCCCACGGGCTGCGGTAAAACCGAAATCAGCCGCCGCTTGGCGAAGCTCGCCGACGCCCCCTTCATCAAGGTCGAGGCGACAAAATTTACCGAGGTCGGCTATGTCGGTCGCGACGTGGAACAAATTGCGCGCGATCTGGCGGAAGAGGCCGTGCGCCTTGAAAAAGACCGGCGCCGCGGGAATGTGCGCGAAGCTGCTGAAGCCGCGGCTATGGAACGCATCCTGAAGCCCCTTGCGGGCGAAACGGCCAGCGAGGCCACGCGTGAAGCCTTCCGCCAGCGGATTCGCGAACGTCATATGGATGATGTCGAGATTGAAATCGAAGTGTCCGATGCCCCCTCAATGCCTATGGATATCCCAGGAATGGGCGGCAATGTTGGCATGATCAATCTGAGCGAGATGATGGGTAAGGCTTTTGGCCAGAACAATCTGAAGCGTCGCAAAATGAAGGTCCCCGACGCATGGACCAAACTTGTCGAAGAAGAATCTGAAAAGCGCCTCGATCAGGATGATGTGAACCGGGTCGCGCTGGCGGATGCGGAGGCAAATGGCATCGTCTTTCTCGATGAAATCGACAAAATTGCTGTATCCGATGTTCGTGGCGGTTCGGTGAGCCGTGAAGGCGTGCAGCGCGATTTACTGCCACTGATTGAAGGCACCACCGTCGCTACCAAATATGGGCCAATGAAGACCGACCACGTACTCTTCATTGCGTCGGGCGCATTTCACGTCTCGAAACCGAGCGATATGCTTCCGGAATTGCAGGGACGCCTGCCCATCCGGGTCGAATTGCGGGCGCTGGAGCATGCCGATTTTGTACGGATCCTTTCCGAAACCCGGGCAAATCTTCCGCAGCAATACAAAGCCCTGATGGCAACGGAAGAAGTTTCCCTGCTTTTCACCGACGATGCCATCGACGCGATTGCGCGGATTGCTGTCGACGTGAACGCGACCGTCGAAAATATCGGCGCGCGTCGGCTGCAGACAGTAATGGAAAAGCTTCTCGAAGAAATCAGCTTTGAGGCGGAGGATCGCAAGGGCGAAACACTGACCATCGACGCCGATTATGTTGCCAAGCAGCTTTCGGGTATCGCGAAAGACACTGATCTTTCGAAATATGTTCTTTAA
- a CDS encoding competence/damage-inducible protein A — MTESRIYTAALIIIGDEILSGRTQDKNVSQIALWLNIQGIRLKEVRVVADDMDAIIEAVNLLRARNDYLFTTGGIGPTHDDITVDAIAAALGVDVVIHPEASAVLHKYYETRGGINPGRLRMARVPDGADLIPNKMSGAPGIRHGNIFIMAGVPHITAGMLDALTGTLEGGAPLLSHQVGCWVAESEVAKLLGDTEKHHEGCQIGSYPFFREGKVGANFVVRTTDAHKLNECVEALILGLRGLGYDSVDGGI; from the coding sequence ATGACAGAATCCCGCATCTATACCGCCGCACTTATAATCATCGGCGACGAAATCCTTTCCGGCCGGACACAGGACAAAAATGTCAGCCAAATTGCACTTTGGTTGAATATTCAGGGTATCCGCCTGAAAGAGGTGCGCGTGGTGGCAGACGACATGGATGCGATCATCGAGGCGGTGAACTTGTTACGGGCGCGCAACGATTATCTGTTCACGACTGGCGGTATTGGACCGACGCATGATGACATCACCGTTGATGCGATTGCTGCGGCACTGGGCGTGGACGTGGTCATCCATCCCGAGGCGAGCGCCGTTCTACATAAATATTATGAGACGCGCGGCGGCATCAATCCAGGAAGGTTACGGATGGCGCGGGTTCCTGACGGTGCTGACCTCATTCCCAACAAAATGTCGGGCGCACCTGGCATACGCCACGGAAATATCTTCATCATGGCGGGCGTGCCGCACATTACGGCCGGTATGCTTGATGCTCTGACAGGAACGCTGGAGGGCGGCGCACCGCTGCTTTCCCATCAAGTGGGATGCTGGGTCGCCGAAAGCGAAGTTGCCAAGCTGCTCGGCGACACAGAAAAGCATCATGAAGGATGCCAGATCGGCAGCTATCCATTCTTCCGTGAAGGAAAGGTCGGAGCCAATTTCGTGGTCCGCACCACCGACGCACATAAATTGAACGAGTGCGTCGAAGCGCTGATACTCGGCCTTCGCGGTTTGGGTTATGACAGCGTTGATGGTGGAATATAA
- a CDS encoding RES family NAD+ phosphorylase gives MNFTGRAYRAHDPRWSFDPISGQGAVISGGRFNIRGQAALYLSLEPITALAECTQGFAHRMLPLTLCEYDIDCADVADLTDADTRQALGIAEKDMACPWLVFQRSGKIAPSQKLAQHLVSKGFNGALVPSYVPAIHPGATNLVLWNWSDTHPYKVNVYDPEGRLPSGSRVPQ, from the coding sequence TTGAATTTTACCGGCCGCGCTTATCGCGCGCATGATCCACGATGGTCTTTCGACCCCATTTCGGGGCAAGGAGCCGTAATTTCCGGAGGGCGGTTCAATATTAGGGGGCAGGCCGCACTCTACCTGTCGCTCGAACCCATCACCGCGCTAGCCGAATGCACACAGGGATTCGCCCACCGGATGCTGCCGCTGACCTTGTGCGAATATGACATTGATTGCGCAGATGTCGCAGATCTGACCGATGCGGACACGCGGCAAGCACTCGGGATTGCTGAAAAGGATATGGCCTGTCCATGGCTGGTCTTTCAGCGAAGTGGCAAAATCGCACCGTCCCAAAAACTGGCGCAGCACCTTGTGTCCAAGGGGTTCAACGGCGCTTTGGTACCCAGCTATGTCCCGGCAATTCATCCAGGCGCAACAAATCTGGTTCTCTGGAACTGGAGCGACACCCACCCATATAAGGTGAATGTATATGATCCCGAGGGACGGTTGCCGTCGGGATCACGCGTGCCTCAGTAA
- a CDS encoding CpaF family protein: protein MSAFGKKPGLTPGRPSFGVARPMTGGGSSPTNQQPQPTPAPIPEPQLPEGGEQFPPLHSVDLPGSTPTPQTPMQDAMSRLSERATSVAPVDEGPQGFEASVHKIKEQVLPRLLERVDPEAAASLNKEELTEEFRPIILEVLAELKLTLNRREQFALEKVLVDELLGFGPLEELLGDPDISDIMVNGPLQTYIEKKGKLQIAPIQFRDEEHLFQIAQRIVNQVGRRVDQTTPLADARLKDGSRVNVIVPPLSLRGTAISIRKFSEKPITIDMLKGFGSMSEPMATALKIAGASRMNIVISGGTGSGKTTMLNALSKMIDPGERVLTIEDAAELRLQQPHWLPLETRPPNLEGEGAITIGDLVKNALRMRPDRIILGEIRGAECFDLLAAMNTGHDGSMCTLHANNPRECLGRMENMILMGDIKIPKEAISRQIAESVDMIVQVKRLRDGSRRTTQITEVIGMEGDVIVTQDLFKFEYRDEDADGKIHGEWVAGGVRPYTLEKARQFGFDQPFLEACLG, encoded by the coding sequence GTGAGTGCATTTGGCAAGAAACCAGGCCTAACACCGGGACGCCCATCTTTCGGCGTTGCGCGGCCCATGACGGGCGGCGGGTCGTCCCCCACGAATCAACAACCGCAGCCTACTCCGGCTCCCATACCCGAGCCCCAGCTTCCCGAAGGCGGAGAACAATTTCCGCCGCTGCATTCCGTGGATTTGCCGGGTAGCACCCCTACCCCCCAAACACCCATGCAGGACGCCATGTCGCGTCTATCGGAACGTGCGACATCGGTCGCGCCAGTCGATGAAGGCCCACAAGGCTTCGAAGCCTCGGTTCACAAGATCAAGGAGCAGGTGCTCCCACGCTTGCTGGAGCGCGTTGATCCCGAAGCCGCTGCCTCGCTGAACAAAGAAGAACTGACCGAAGAGTTCCGGCCTATCATTCTTGAAGTTCTGGCCGAGCTGAAGCTGACGCTGAACCGGCGCGAGCAATTTGCGCTTGAAAAAGTGTTGGTGGACGAACTGCTCGGCTTTGGTCCGCTCGAAGAGTTGCTCGGGGATCCGGATATTTCCGATATCATGGTCAACGGCCCGCTGCAGACCTATATCGAAAAAAAGGGCAAGCTGCAGATTGCGCCGATCCAGTTCCGTGATGAAGAGCATCTGTTCCAGATCGCCCAGCGCATCGTGAACCAGGTCGGCCGCCGCGTCGACCAGACCACACCGCTTGCCGACGCCCGTTTGAAAGACGGCAGCCGCGTGAACGTCATTGTACCGCCACTCTCGTTACGCGGCACCGCTATCTCGATTCGTAAGTTTTCCGAAAAGCCGATCACCATCGATATGCTCAAGGGCTTCGGTTCTATGTCGGAGCCGATGGCTACGGCGCTGAAAATCGCGGGCGCTTCGCGGATGAATATCGTTATCTCCGGCGGTACAGGTTCGGGTAAAACGACCATGCTGAACGCCCTGTCGAAAATGATCGACCCCGGCGAGCGCGTGCTGACGATTGAAGACGCCGCCGAATTGCGCTTGCAGCAGCCGCACTGGCTCCCGCTGGAAACCCGCCCGCCAAATCTCGAAGGCGAAGGCGCGATTACCATTGGTGACCTTGTGAAGAACGCCCTGCGTATGCGTCCTGACCGCATCATCCTCGGCGAAATTCGTGGCGCGGAGTGTTTCGACCTTCTCGCCGCGATGAACACCGGCCACGATGGATCCATGTGTACGCTTCACGCCAACAATCCACGCGAGTGCCTTGGCCGTATGGAAAACATGATTCTGATGGGCGACATCAAAATCCCGAAAGAAGCCATTTCGCGTCAGATCGCCGAATCGGTCGATATGATCGTCCAGGTTAAGCGTCTGCGCGACGGCTCACGCCGTACCACCCAGATCACCGAAGTGATCGGCATGGAAGGCGACGTCATCGTGACGCAGGATTTGTTCAAATTCGAATATCGCGATGAAGATGCGGACGGTAAGATCCACGGCGAATGGGTCGCTGGCGGTGTGCGTCCCTATACCCTTGAAAAAGCGCGCCAGTTCGGATTCGACCAGCCCTTCCTTGAGGCTTGCCTCGGCTAA